From Pseudodesulfovibrio sp. S3, one genomic window encodes:
- a CDS encoding DUF1566 domain-containing protein: MADKKTGGIMRIISLKDTRLIAQVVLLCVAMLVVSAGAGFAESFVDNNDGTVTDTMSGLMWSKKPAPGGPVQWEQAKSIASSSSFGGKGGWRVPTKEELEELYSHLNSGSNPFDMGFPSSIPHWSSTAYDRGFCDGCQYFVDMHSGKVEVHRPVGIYSYVWPVRSGN; the protein is encoded by the coding sequence GTGGCGGATAAAAAAACAGGAGGAATTATGCGGATTATTTCATTGAAGGATACGCGGCTGATTGCCCAAGTTGTTTTATTGTGCGTGGCAATGCTCGTTGTCAGTGCCGGGGCTGGGTTTGCGGAATCATTTGTCGACAATAATGATGGCACGGTTACGGATACAATGTCCGGATTGATGTGGTCAAAAAAACCGGCTCCTGGTGGGCCTGTTCAGTGGGAGCAGGCTAAGTCCATAGCCTCATCCAGCAGCTTTGGCGGGAAAGGCGGCTGGCGGGTTCCGACCAAAGAGGAACTTGAGGAACTTTATTCTCATTTGAATAGCGGCAGTAATCCCTTTGATATGGGATTCCCTTCATCTATCCCGCACTGGTCGAGTACTGCTTACGATCGTGGTTTTTGTGATGGGTGTCAGTATTTTGTAGATATGCACTCAGGGAAAGTAGAAGTACATCGCCCTGTAGGAATCTACTCATATGTGTGGCCTGTCCGAAGCGGTAACTAA
- a CDS encoding SIS domain-containing protein: protein MTAMCGIASFLSNNKWLDRPDTDWLFTLETAFDDIRNTNDLLEAAVPMTALADHFYELMAFGLHLLLVADPDTRRAVTGIRDTIRNLRNAAAVKLEQGPRTDELEALRETLDDYLWQIDQEVLTNADRTLALMPEALSRNTDARDRQFLAWGTEQVLQAIDKLEVRGRDSAGVAVAFILPRDKDPELALTKEQKTELCDRCSIGNADTRQVLVRKLPDGRTACRFLYKVAQLVGQLGDNGSALRDFIRNDELLWSMSEGLETLNIIAHTRWASNGIISVPNCHPVDGLVEGDISTGLEKTMFVLNGDVDNYRTLVEETVLSKGAHIPSVISTDAKILPVLFHLGVDENGDAEERFRSVLKQCDGSLAVVMQNLSDFDSQFLAQKGSGQSFYIGLTRDGWLVASEAYGMAARARSSYPIAIHQQGGVSVVLKDSDPAGSIPTARYLDSGKSVKLAEEKIEIFSRDIFRGDYTHYIEKEIHEASDSVRNTLHGKYLKKNGGVEFLPEGFGKGPALVKRFRDTDKPIKRIICVGQGTAAVAGMAVAQLLRRTLADTDIRIESYTGSELVGFMGDERMDDVFLIPVSQSGTTTDTNRVVDLCRDRGAWVNCIVNRRNSPLVQKSDSYIYTSNGRDVEMAVASTKAFYSQIAAGKLLSLWLADVLKTMGKKAILTEIQALEALPGKIDEVLTGKDSIAEVAKKYAPVHRYWALVGNGRNCIAAQEVRIKLSELCYKSIPCDVTEDKKHIDLSTEPLTLVMASDLPEMVVMDTVKEVTIFKAHNGSPIVFCAGDETRFDHVAEAVIKVPRVGGGLDFVLETVAGHWWGVCAAKAIDSHAEPFRAARVLLGKVIEDTAKWDRKELLVALNNCIDRIASGATDSALPARVAASLSNYMLWLVNQSEAICASEARLADILTILNKAIEEMTRPIDTIRHQAKTVTVGISRPQG from the coding sequence ATGACCGCCATGTGTGGCATCGCCAGTTTTTTAAGCAACAACAAATGGTTGGACAGGCCAGACACCGACTGGCTCTTCACTCTTGAAACCGCCTTCGACGACATCCGCAACACCAATGATCTGCTTGAGGCCGCCGTTCCCATGACGGCCCTGGCCGACCATTTCTATGAACTCATGGCCTTTGGCCTGCACCTGCTGCTCGTGGCCGACCCCGACACCAGACGCGCTGTCACCGGCATCCGCGACACCATCAGGAATCTGCGCAACGCCGCGGCGGTCAAACTGGAACAGGGGCCGCGCACCGACGAATTGGAAGCACTGCGCGAAACCCTGGACGACTATCTCTGGCAGATCGACCAGGAGGTCCTGACCAACGCGGACCGCACCCTGGCCCTCATGCCCGAAGCCCTGTCCCGGAACACGGACGCCCGCGATCGTCAGTTCCTGGCCTGGGGAACGGAACAGGTACTTCAGGCCATAGACAAGCTCGAAGTGCGCGGCCGGGACTCCGCTGGCGTGGCCGTGGCCTTCATCCTGCCCAGGGACAAGGACCCGGAACTCGCCCTGACCAAGGAACAGAAGACGGAGCTGTGCGACCGCTGCTCCATCGGCAACGCCGACACTCGCCAGGTGCTCGTGCGCAAACTGCCCGATGGCCGGACCGCCTGCCGCTTCCTGTACAAGGTGGCACAGCTGGTGGGACAGCTCGGGGACAACGGCAGCGCCCTGCGCGACTTCATCAGAAACGACGAACTGCTCTGGTCCATGTCCGAGGGACTGGAAACCCTGAATATCATTGCCCACACCCGCTGGGCCTCCAACGGCATCATCTCCGTGCCCAACTGCCACCCGGTGGACGGGTTGGTCGAGGGCGACATCTCCACCGGCCTGGAAAAGACCATGTTCGTGCTCAACGGTGACGTGGACAACTACCGGACCCTGGTTGAGGAAACCGTCCTCTCCAAGGGCGCGCATATCCCGTCCGTAATCTCCACGGACGCCAAGATCCTGCCCGTGCTTTTCCACCTGGGCGTGGACGAAAACGGCGATGCCGAGGAGCGGTTCCGCAGCGTGCTCAAGCAGTGCGACGGCTCCCTGGCCGTGGTCATGCAGAACCTGAGCGACTTCGACTCCCAGTTCCTCGCCCAGAAGGGATCAGGCCAGTCCTTCTACATCGGACTGACCCGGGACGGCTGGCTGGTGGCTTCCGAAGCCTACGGCATGGCCGCCCGCGCGCGTTCCTCCTACCCCATCGCCATACACCAGCAGGGCGGAGTCTCGGTGGTGCTCAAGGATTCGGACCCGGCAGGCAGCATCCCCACGGCCCGGTATCTGGACTCCGGCAAATCCGTGAAGCTGGCCGAAGAAAAAATCGAAATTTTCTCCAGAGACATTTTCCGGGGCGATTACACTCACTACATCGAAAAGGAAATCCACGAGGCATCCGATTCCGTGCGCAACACCCTGCACGGAAAATATCTCAAGAAAAACGGTGGCGTGGAGTTCCTTCCCGAAGGGTTCGGCAAAGGCCCGGCCCTGGTAAAACGGTTCCGGGATACCGACAAGCCCATTAAGCGGATCATCTGCGTGGGTCAGGGTACCGCTGCCGTGGCAGGTATGGCCGTAGCCCAGCTGCTCAGGCGCACCCTGGCCGACACCGACATACGAATCGAATCCTACACCGGGTCCGAACTGGTCGGTTTCATGGGCGACGAACGCATGGACGACGTCTTCCTGATCCCGGTCTCGCAGAGCGGTACCACCACGGACACCAACCGGGTGGTGGACCTGTGCCGCGACCGCGGCGCCTGGGTGAACTGCATCGTCAACCGGCGCAATTCGCCTCTGGTCCAAAAATCCGACTCCTACATCTACACCAGCAATGGCCGCGACGTGGAAATGGCCGTGGCCTCCACCAAGGCCTTCTACTCGCAGATCGCTGCGGGCAAGCTCCTTTCCCTTTGGCTGGCCGACGTGCTCAAGACCATGGGAAAAAAGGCCATCCTCACCGAGATCCAGGCTCTGGAAGCCTTGCCCGGCAAGATCGACGAAGTGCTGACCGGGAAGGACTCCATCGCCGAAGTGGCGAAGAAATACGCCCCGGTCCACCGCTATTGGGCGCTGGTCGGCAATGGCCGGAACTGCATCGCGGCCCAGGAAGTGCGCATCAAGCTCTCTGAACTGTGCTACAAGTCCATCCCCTGCGACGTGACCGAAGACAAAAAACACATTGACCTGTCCACCGAACCGCTGACCCTGGTCATGGCCTCGGACCTGCCTGAAATGGTTGTCATGGACACGGTCAAGGAAGTGACCATCTTCAAGGCACACAACGGTTCGCCCATCGTGTTCTGCGCCGGGGATGAAACCCGCTTCGACCATGTGGCCGAGGCAGTCATCAAGGTACCCCGGGTGGGCGGCGGCCTGGACTTCGTCCTGGAAACCGTTGCCGGTCACTGGTGGGGCGTGTGCGCGGCCAAGGCCATCGACAGCCATGCCGAGCCCTTCCGCGCGGCCCGCGTGCTCCTCGGCAAGGTGATCGAGGACACGGCGAAATGGGACCGCAAGGAACTGCTGGTGGCCCTCAACAACTGCATAGACCGCATAGCCTCCGGGGCCACGGACTCTGCCCTGCCCGCACGGGTGGCGGCATCCCTGTCCAACTACATGCTCTGGCTGGTCAACCAGTCCGAAGCCATCTGCGCCTCCGAAGCCAGACTGGCCGACATCCTGACCATCCTGAACAAGGCCATAGAGGAAATGACCCGGCCCATCGACACCATCCGCCACCAAGCCAAGACCGTGACCGTGGGCATAAGCCGACCGCAAGGGTAG
- a CDS encoding ABC transporter substrate-binding protein, which produces MSAAFTGPSDGLGVEVYRGAMAYFTHLNHQGGINGKMVTVQTLDDGYQPDPAIKNTIDFLEESEVLCLFNYVGTPTVTRVLPLLKGYGEYQKLMFFPFTGAEPQRQPPYVDYVFNLRASYRQELSGLVDRFADLGRNRLAVFYQVDAYGRSGWDGARRALAARGLQLASEATYRRGAPFGTSMKQQVEIIMRSNPDAVLSIGSYAACAAFVRDARNMGLDVPIANVSFVGSENLLKLLVAAGEAAGRDYTVDLINTQVVPSYEDVSLPAVREYRDFMDRFMPVPPVLAEKHYTPLRYSFTSFEGFLNAKVMACILKTYDGNPSKGLKHAAESIREADLGIDVPVSFGPERHQGLDRVYFTTVNDRKFVPIDAEQWQTWQK; this is translated from the coding sequence ATGTCAGCCGCATTCACCGGCCCAAGCGACGGGCTCGGTGTGGAGGTCTACCGTGGGGCCATGGCGTACTTCACACACCTCAATCATCAGGGCGGCATCAATGGCAAAATGGTGACCGTTCAAACCCTGGACGACGGGTACCAGCCCGATCCGGCCATAAAGAATACCATCGATTTTCTGGAAGAGAGTGAAGTCTTGTGCCTGTTCAACTATGTCGGAACGCCCACGGTGACCCGCGTTCTTCCTCTTCTCAAGGGATACGGGGAATATCAGAAACTCATGTTCTTTCCCTTTACCGGGGCCGAGCCGCAGCGGCAGCCTCCTTACGTCGACTATGTTTTCAACCTGAGAGCTTCCTATCGGCAGGAACTGTCCGGCCTGGTCGACAGGTTCGCCGATCTCGGTCGTAATCGCCTGGCGGTTTTCTATCAGGTCGACGCTTACGGCCGCAGTGGATGGGACGGGGCTCGCCGCGCCCTGGCCGCCAGGGGACTGCAACTGGCGAGCGAAGCCACCTACAGGCGCGGGGCGCCGTTTGGCACGTCCATGAAACAGCAGGTGGAAATCATCATGCGCTCCAACCCCGACGCAGTGCTGTCCATCGGCTCCTATGCCGCCTGCGCCGCCTTTGTCCGCGATGCCCGGAACATGGGCCTGGACGTTCCCATTGCCAATGTCTCGTTTGTGGGCAGTGAAAATCTGCTCAAACTGCTGGTGGCGGCTGGAGAAGCGGCCGGACGGGACTATACGGTCGACCTCATCAATACCCAGGTGGTCCCCAGTTACGAGGATGTGAGCTTGCCCGCTGTCCGGGAATATCGCGATTTCATGGACCGGTTCATGCCGGTGCCGCCGGTGCTGGCCGAAAAGCATTACACGCCCCTGCGCTACAGTTTTACCAGTTTTGAGGGATTCCTCAACGCCAAGGTCATGGCATGCATTCTGAAAACATATGACGGCAATCCCTCAAAAGGACTCAAACATGCGGCCGAATCCATACGGGAAGCGGATCTTGGCATAGACGTCCCGGTGAGTTTCGGCCCTGAAAGGCATCAGGGACTGGATCGGGTCTATTTTACCACGGTCAATGATCGGAAGTTCGTTCCCATTGACGCGGAGCAGTGGCAGACATGGCAGAAATAA
- a CDS encoding ATP-binding protein — MAEIRGMSLFKKTGLLAFCLFGVISTLTSALAAWTLHEHMTREYISKGIAIARSIAGASQEILLNRDAATVQAMIDQYHEIDGVAYVFVVDREGFVVSHTFVPEMPSILREFRNSEHAHTLSDIEIKPYGRVIDICEPILAGVAGYVHVGMDRELIMSYFWQAVIRMQGLLFFVFWGCVGILYLMSRRISRPLHQLTEYARRLAAHDFSASIDIRTKDELDLLGRAMQSMGQELSLLFSEMESEVDKATVGLRDHMAYLAAIIDNLADGLLVVGVSGEISVINPAMREFFDLKAPSYAGLASSVVFPPEVVGITRKIRKCDSEILSAEIPLSRGRTGKAVGSSIFIEEPNRQCLGGVILIRDITREKELDQLKTDFISTVSHELRTPMTSVLGFSKIIKKKLEQVIFPLLADNAEVVKPVNQVRGNMEIIVSEAERLTELINDVLDIARMEAGELMWRDGNVSMSKILEQSKEATRGLWGAKNLLVETRVEDGLPEVYGDYDRLVQVVVNLISNAVKFTESSPIVCTAVLDGGSVLVSVADKGSGIELAELDLVFDKFKQVGDTLTGKPEGSGLGLPICRQIVERHGGRIWAESLPGKGSIFHFSIPVSGMPPAIGAEGKAVCQVEDHRRSQGRGCGREGAASSLIMVVDDDPSLTRFLAQVFEEQGFRVCEVLNGPDAIKTAQEILPDLITMDLMMPGMDGHEVIRRLRLIPATRHIPILVITALSGFEGEAGDMALVKPVDEIKLNQAARILLREKECCKSCIVLGNKQECDLDGLMILCTGEVTFSSTEEFWGMVDRGFTGTVFIPNAEIDRIELERLTHLPGVAVIILPAYSGRITD; from the coding sequence ATGGCAGAAATAAGGGGCATGTCTCTGTTCAAGAAGACCGGTCTTCTTGCGTTCTGTCTGTTCGGAGTCATTTCCACCCTGACCTCTGCGCTTGCGGCCTGGACCCTGCATGAGCACATGACCCGCGAATATATCAGCAAGGGGATCGCCATAGCCAGGTCCATTGCCGGAGCCAGTCAGGAAATCCTGCTGAACCGCGATGCGGCCACGGTGCAGGCCATGATCGATCAGTACCACGAGATCGACGGCGTGGCCTACGTCTTTGTCGTGGACAGGGAAGGATTCGTGGTTTCGCATACCTTTGTCCCTGAAATGCCTTCCATTCTGCGCGAGTTCCGCAATTCGGAACATGCACATACCCTTTCGGACATCGAGATCAAACCCTACGGTCGGGTGATCGACATTTGCGAGCCCATTCTGGCGGGCGTGGCCGGGTACGTGCACGTGGGCATGGATAGGGAACTGATCATGAGCTATTTCTGGCAGGCGGTGATCAGAATGCAGGGCCTGCTGTTTTTTGTCTTTTGGGGTTGCGTCGGCATCCTCTATCTGATGTCCCGCCGAATTTCCCGCCCGCTTCATCAGTTGACGGAGTATGCCAGGAGGTTGGCGGCACATGATTTTTCCGCTTCCATCGACATCAGGACCAAGGACGAACTCGACCTGCTCGGCAGAGCCATGCAGTCCATGGGCCAGGAACTTTCATTGCTTTTTTCAGAGATGGAGAGCGAGGTGGACAAGGCAACCGTGGGACTGCGGGATCACATGGCCTACCTCGCAGCCATCATCGACAACCTGGCGGACGGTCTGCTGGTGGTCGGCGTGAGCGGGGAGATATCGGTCATCAACCCGGCAATGCGGGAGTTTTTCGATCTCAAGGCTCCGTCGTATGCGGGATTGGCCTCGTCCGTGGTCTTTCCGCCCGAGGTCGTGGGCATAACCAGGAAGATCAGGAAGTGCGACAGCGAGATACTGTCCGCCGAGATCCCCCTGTCCAGGGGCAGGACCGGCAAGGCCGTGGGGTCTTCCATCTTCATCGAGGAACCGAACCGGCAGTGTCTCGGCGGGGTCATTCTCATCCGGGACATCACCCGCGAAAAGGAGCTGGATCAGCTCAAGACGGACTTCATATCAACGGTGTCCCATGAATTGAGAACGCCCATGACATCGGTGCTCGGCTTTTCCAAGATCATCAAGAAGAAGCTGGAGCAGGTCATCTTCCCGCTTCTGGCGGACAATGCGGAAGTCGTGAAGCCCGTCAATCAGGTGCGCGGCAACATGGAGATCATAGTCTCCGAGGCCGAGCGGCTGACGGAATTGATCAATGATGTCCTGGACATCGCCAGGATGGAGGCAGGGGAACTGATGTGGCGGGACGGGAACGTCTCCATGTCCAAGATCCTGGAGCAGTCCAAGGAAGCCACACGGGGGCTGTGGGGCGCCAAGAACCTTCTGGTCGAGACCCGCGTAGAGGACGGCCTGCCGGAAGTGTACGGCGATTACGACCGCTTGGTGCAGGTGGTGGTCAACCTTATTTCCAATGCCGTCAAGTTCACGGAATCAAGCCCTATCGTCTGTACGGCCGTTCTGGACGGCGGATCGGTGCTGGTGTCGGTGGCCGACAAGGGTTCCGGCATTGAACTGGCGGAACTGGACCTGGTCTTTGACAAGTTCAAGCAGGTGGGAGACACCTTGACCGGCAAACCCGAAGGCTCAGGGCTGGGGCTGCCTATCTGCCGCCAGATCGTGGAACGCCATGGCGGGCGTATCTGGGCAGAGAGTCTCCCCGGCAAGGGCAGCATATTTCATTTTTCCATCCCTGTCAGTGGAATGCCTCCGGCGATCGGGGCCGAAGGCAAGGCCGTCTGCCAGGTCGAGGACCATCGCAGGTCGCAGGGCCGGGGCTGCGGACGGGAGGGTGCCGCCAGTTCCCTGATCATGGTCGTGGACGACGACCCTTCCCTGACCCGTTTTTTGGCACAGGTTTTCGAGGAACAGGGCTTCAGGGTCTGTGAAGTCCTGAATGGCCCGGACGCCATAAAGACGGCTCAGGAAATACTGCCGGACCTGATCACCATGGATCTCATGATGCCGGGTATGGACGGTCATGAGGTCATCCGCAGGCTGCGCCTTATTCCGGCCACACGGCATATTCCCATTCTGGTGATCACGGCGCTGAGCGGCTTTGAGGGCGAGGCCGGCGACATGGCACTGGTCAAGCCGGTGGATGAGATCAAACTGAATCAGGCCGCCCGCATCCTGCTCAGGGAAAAGGAATGCTGCAAGTCGTGCATTGTGCTCGGGAACAAGCAGGAATGTGATCTGGATGGGCTGATGATCCTGTGCACGGGTGAAGTGACTTTCTCTTCCACGGAAGAGTTTTGGGGTATGGTAGACCGAGGGTTTACCGGAACGGTTTTTATTCCTAACGCAGAAATCGACAGGATCGAGTTGGAGAGGCTGACCCATCTGCCGGGGGTTGCCGTCATCATCCTGCCAGCCTATTCTGGAAGAATAACGGATTAA
- a CDS encoding response regulator, giving the protein MTKRILIVDDEVHIKMLLEQTLEELEDEFEVELFTASDGEEGLEFIRSKRPDLVFLDIMMPKMNGYEVCRIVKDDSNLQDVKIILLTAKGQEVDRKQGLKLGAMMYMTKPFDPDEILRVSKELLEL; this is encoded by the coding sequence ATGACCAAGAGAATCCTCATAGTCGATGACGAGGTGCATATCAAAATGTTGCTGGAGCAGACGCTTGAGGAACTCGAAGACGAGTTCGAGGTCGAACTGTTCACGGCTTCCGACGGGGAGGAGGGTCTTGAGTTCATTCGCAGCAAGCGTCCTGATCTGGTTTTTTTGGATATAATGATGCCCAAAATGAACGGGTACGAGGTCTGCCGCATCGTCAAGGATGACAGCAATCTTCAGGATGTGAAGATCATTCTGCTCACGGCAAAGGGGCAGGAAGTGGACCGCAAGCAGGGGCTGAAGCTGGGAGCCATGATGTATATGACCAAGCCTTTTGATCCCGACGAGATTTTGCGGGTTTCGAAAGAACTGCTAGAGCTGTAA
- a CDS encoding HD domain-containing phosphohydrolase, translating to MTPLKKYIRPGVLRNFLRKAHEMAGGECPLAMKYDGEVVIVEGTDSMTGFGENEPGVLVAPLQYDDIHSGCVAIRVAPSCSSTDFGRLLDFIAYSIQELIDMERARRSIAEEALAKYRELALLHRSVPNINTSLHMRDVVSALIDECRLENYPGERGMIFLLEPGRKMFRLAVQFGFPFGSYLQPMAESALFNEVVHSGHGEIVNDLAKEKRWDNELPGLSSMILIPISSPNRCEGVLILASENTGVFEAAHRRSLSTLASVAGISVSNSFNFEGIQKLMNAILQALAEAIDSRDPFTAGHSERVAHLAVAFAHAMNEDGGHKGTVFSDDELREIYYAGILHDVGKIGIKEEVLTKRTRLSERRMEVVRARFQLMGQFDNFNWAEAYECLCDVNKAMTPESKDLEFIKSLGSRAMRKGETNLPYLHEDELEHLLLSYGNLTKDERKEIQRHPAESERILQHIPMHDNYSNMLTIIRQHHERMDGSGYPDGLKGDELLIQSRLMAIVDIYDAVTQERHYKPAYTRSEAVKILREEVATGKLDADLTAFFLNNIERIETLSDQVKVTKATHISALGNLSGL from the coding sequence ATGACCCCGTTAAAAAAATACATCCGTCCGGGCGTGTTGCGGAATTTTCTGCGCAAGGCCCATGAGATGGCTGGCGGCGAATGCCCTTTGGCCATGAAGTATGACGGCGAAGTGGTCATCGTGGAAGGCACTGATTCCATGACGGGCTTCGGAGAGAACGAACCCGGCGTGCTTGTCGCGCCGCTTCAGTATGACGATATTCATTCCGGGTGTGTTGCCATTCGAGTTGCGCCGTCCTGCTCTTCGACCGATTTTGGGCGGTTGCTTGATTTCATAGCCTATTCCATTCAAGAACTCATCGACATGGAGCGGGCCAGACGGTCCATAGCCGAGGAAGCCCTGGCCAAGTACCGTGAGTTGGCCCTGCTGCATCGGTCGGTTCCGAATATCAACACATCCCTGCACATGCGCGATGTGGTCAGCGCACTCATCGACGAATGCCGCCTGGAAAACTACCCCGGCGAGCGCGGCATGATTTTTCTGTTGGAACCGGGCAGAAAGATGTTCCGCCTGGCCGTTCAATTCGGCTTTCCTTTTGGCAGTTATTTACAACCCATGGCCGAAAGCGCCCTGTTCAACGAGGTGGTTCATTCGGGCCACGGTGAGATCGTCAACGACCTGGCCAAGGAAAAGCGGTGGGACAACGAACTGCCCGGCTTGTCTTCCATGATCCTCATTCCCATCAGTTCCCCCAACCGTTGCGAGGGAGTGCTCATCCTGGCATCGGAGAATACCGGTGTGTTCGAAGCCGCCCATCGGCGCAGCCTGTCCACGTTGGCCTCGGTGGCAGGCATTTCCGTGAGCAACTCATTCAATTTCGAGGGCATTCAGAAACTGATGAACGCCATCCTGCAGGCGTTGGCCGAAGCCATTGACTCCAGGGACCCGTTCACGGCTGGTCACTCCGAGCGTGTGGCTCACCTGGCCGTGGCGTTTGCCCATGCCATGAACGAGGATGGCGGTCACAAAGGGACTGTATTCTCCGACGATGAACTGCGTGAGATATATTATGCCGGAATCCTGCATGACGTCGGCAAGATAGGCATCAAGGAGGAGGTGCTGACCAAGCGCACCCGCCTGTCTGAACGGCGTATGGAAGTCGTCCGGGCCCGTTTCCAACTCATGGGACAATTCGACAATTTCAATTGGGCCGAGGCCTATGAATGTCTATGCGATGTGAACAAGGCCATGACGCCGGAATCCAAGGATCTGGAATTCATCAAGAGTCTGGGATCGCGGGCTATGCGCAAGGGGGAGACGAACCTGCCGTATCTGCACGAAGACGAACTGGAGCATCTTTTGTTGTCCTACGGCAACCTGACCAAGGACGAGCGCAAGGAAATCCAACGCCATCCGGCGGAAAGTGAACGCATCCTGCAACACATCCCCATGCACGACAACTACAGCAATATGCTGACCATCATTCGCCAACATCACGAGCGCATGGACGGATCAGGTTACCCCGACGGGCTGAAAGGGGATGAGCTGCTGATTCAGAGCCGCTTGATGGCTATCGTCGATATCTATGACGCCGTTACCCAGGAACGGCACTACAAGCCTGCTTATACCCGGAGCGAGGCAGTGAAAATCCTGCGCGAGGAAGTGGCGACAGGCAAGCTGGACGCCGATCTGACGGCTTTTTTCCTGAACAACATCGAGCGCATCGAAACCCTGTCCGACCAAGTCAAGGTGACCAAGGCCACGCACATATCGGCCCTGGGCAATCTCTCCGGTCTCTAA
- a CDS encoding DUF885 family protein, protein MKNKTAKKFFAYVAKHFPVMCASGAFPLMPPVSDSSKWMDRLDDLSSKGIERHLTALNDFKTDFLTAADRAAGQEEKAEALALTLSVGGAITELHDIRAWERAPEHYLLVAFTGLEQAADMPAKSDRLRQKRFIKRLRSIPALLEHAPGNIETISATSRATSQTMIRDCARYLTELGNHQLGRVGKAPHFLADALEALKEYDRFVTSRTETPDNEGPSFQHITKNVFGTDKAPQDILALAEEEIERRLQSLHWLQTKIGGGDWKTLYNEYQGPPTDNLEALDLIVREIHRLRSFVQNGPLADTFADTGLRVDPQPLHMASTLRPIHLDPALGAWENEFSRCYVSPQLFSGNRFRDTPDRLARMRKEFPFMAAAQTYPGRHLLDSQRRLLGESPLSQVTNPLFMAGWLAFSENLLEELGYLEAPLDRLVHHVRGLRRATLAKIDAGLAMNTLDQDRCLEILSEAGFSRGEGLGTIRTIRLAPAKKAMPILGLHEITALRKEWKMDLGPFCKTLFAGGQLPFSCIRRKTNL, encoded by the coding sequence ATGAAAAACAAAACCGCCAAGAAGTTCTTTGCCTACGTGGCCAAGCACTTTCCAGTCATGTGTGCTTCCGGGGCTTTTCCCCTGATGCCGCCCGTATCGGATTCCTCCAAATGGATGGATCGCCTGGACGACCTTTCCTCAAAAGGCATTGAACGGCATCTGACCGCCTTGAACGACTTCAAAACGGATTTCCTTACGGCAGCGGACCGGGCAGCAGGACAGGAGGAAAAAGCAGAGGCCCTCGCCCTCACCCTGAGCGTTGGCGGCGCCATCACCGAACTGCACGACATCCGGGCCTGGGAACGGGCCCCGGAGCATTACCTGCTCGTCGCCTTTACCGGCCTTGAACAGGCGGCAGACATGCCCGCCAAGAGCGATCGACTGCGGCAAAAACGGTTCATAAAACGACTCCGGTCCATCCCTGCCCTCCTGGAGCACGCTCCGGGGAACATCGAAACCATCAGCGCCACCAGCCGAGCCACCTCCCAGACCATGATACGGGATTGTGCCCGCTATCTGACCGAGCTGGGCAATCACCAACTGGGCCGGGTCGGCAAGGCCCCCCACTTCCTGGCAGACGCCCTGGAAGCTCTCAAGGAATACGACCGGTTTGTGACCAGCCGCACGGAGACACCCGACAATGAAGGGCCATCCTTCCAGCACATCACAAAAAACGTATTCGGCACGGACAAGGCACCGCAGGACATCCTTGCCCTGGCCGAAGAAGAAATCGAACGAAGGCTCCAATCCCTGCATTGGCTCCAAACAAAAATCGGGGGGGGAGACTGGAAAACCCTCTACAACGAGTATCAGGGACCGCCCACCGACAACCTGGAAGCCCTTGATCTCATCGTCCGCGAGATTCACCGGCTCCGCAGCTTCGTGCAAAACGGCCCCCTTGCGGACACCTTTGCCGACACCGGACTGCGCGTGGACCCGCAGCCCCTGCACATGGCTTCCACCCTGCGCCCCATCCATCTTGACCCGGCACTGGGCGCATGGGAAAATGAATTTTCACGCTGCTACGTCAGCCCGCAGTTATTTTCCGGGAACCGGTTCAGGGACACCCCCGACCGCCTGGCCCGTATGCGCAAGGAATTCCCTTTCATGGCCGCCGCGCAGACCTATCCAGGCCGACACCTGCTCGATTCACAACGCCGGCTTCTGGGCGAATCTCCGCTCTCCCAGGTGACCAATCCGCTGTTCATGGCCGGGTGGCTGGCTTTTTCCGAAAACCTGCTTGAAGAGTTGGGGTATCTAGAGGCCCCCCTTGACCGGCTGGTTCATCATGTGCGCGGTCTGCGCCGGGCCACATTGGCAAAGATTGATGCCGGGCTGGCCATGAATACCCTGGACCAGGACCGCTGTCTGGAAATTCTGAGCGAAGCGGGGTTTTCGCGTGGAGAAGGACTCGGCACCATTCGGACCATCCGTCTCGCCCCAGCCAAGAAGGCCATGCCTATTCTGGGCCTGCACGAAATAACGGCCCTCCGAAAGGAATGGAAAATGGACCTCGGCCCGTTCTGCAAGACGCTCTTTGCCGGGGGGCAACTGCCCTTTTCCTGCATCAGACGCAAAACAAATCTGTAA